From Rudanella lutea DSM 19387, a single genomic window includes:
- a CDS encoding sensor histidine kinase — protein sequence MAHPLLPKSDTLLLSELVQGHTYLHHQARLSITNRRATWASVYRQATYTQIRTDIQTSAQQAYWLQQWLRNDSDTARTSYIYTGINQTVTLYLLQPDGHLIDSLQCGSMVPRARWAYLSDDQFIPVRTQAGQTVLMLIRVANRPGLLPAITHSDSPRPSVKLRFETELFHAQRLMQQYGRNLPELQYRSWVQGGLLFFLLFVVLIYAQYRQALYGYYALYVLAGCVYSLLKTRTYTPVGQLLANFPLFRFHALELILWAGWGAYTLFLVELLNLRISHPSTARRLVNWGRFAVGYSLLSGTVLMLTNDGGLYLLNYWACRFVFVTIHVVVLVWLLRYVPSVLTRYVVLGNAILTGIGILASLRASELILKNTSLPGFVDNLLMLPLGVLLEIIVFALALAHRIRLVDRERQASQQAYVEEIEQRTAYEKRLAEVEMLALRSQMNPHFLFNSLNTIEYFVLKGDEINATRYLSSFSRLLRLILNHSNEETVRLSEDLTGLNLYLELESSRFDENFRYTLEVDAAIDPEDVVIPPLLLQPFVENAIWHGLQHSHRPDKRLWVRVLLDADERIQFEIEDNGIGRAEAGLLQGRSSTRRTSLGMSITQQRIDLFNRNYPSQLNVQLIDLLADGQSGTLVRITLQPRSTVSHPSTLYRHTP from the coding sequence GTGGCCCATCCGCTTCTACCCAAATCGGATACCTTGTTGCTGAGTGAACTGGTACAGGGACACACGTACCTCCATCACCAGGCCCGCTTAAGCATCACCAATCGGCGGGCCACCTGGGCATCCGTCTACCGTCAAGCCACGTACACCCAGATACGAACTGACATCCAAACCTCAGCCCAACAGGCTTACTGGCTGCAGCAATGGCTCAGAAACGATTCGGATACCGCTCGCACGTCCTATATCTACACAGGCATTAATCAGACGGTTACCCTCTACCTGCTTCAACCCGACGGTCATTTGATCGATTCTCTGCAGTGCGGTTCAATGGTGCCTCGCGCTCGGTGGGCGTACCTCAGCGACGATCAGTTCATCCCGGTGCGTACGCAGGCGGGGCAGACGGTCCTTATGCTCATTCGGGTTGCCAACCGACCCGGCTTGTTACCGGCTATTACGCACTCCGACAGTCCGCGGCCGTCGGTAAAGCTGCGGTTCGAGACCGAGCTGTTTCATGCACAACGACTGATGCAGCAATATGGGCGCAACCTGCCCGAACTCCAGTACCGATCGTGGGTGCAGGGAGGACTACTGTTTTTTCTTTTGTTTGTGGTGCTGATATACGCCCAATACCGGCAAGCGCTGTACGGGTATTATGCGCTGTATGTGTTGGCAGGCTGTGTGTATTCGTTGCTGAAAACCCGTACCTATACCCCCGTGGGGCAGTTGCTGGCCAACTTTCCGTTGTTTCGGTTTCACGCTCTCGAACTGATCCTGTGGGCCGGCTGGGGAGCTTATACCCTATTTCTGGTCGAACTATTGAACTTACGAATCAGCCACCCCAGCACCGCCCGGCGGCTAGTCAACTGGGGGCGCTTTGCCGTAGGGTACAGCCTGTTATCCGGGACGGTACTGATGCTTACCAACGATGGCGGTCTGTACTTACTCAACTATTGGGCTTGCCGGTTCGTATTCGTAACCATCCATGTGGTTGTGCTGGTCTGGCTATTGCGGTACGTACCCTCCGTGTTAACCCGCTATGTGGTGCTGGGCAATGCAATACTTACGGGCATTGGTATTCTGGCATCGCTCCGGGCGAGTGAACTGATCTTGAAAAATACCTCATTGCCGGGCTTCGTGGATAATCTGCTCATGCTACCCCTGGGCGTGCTGCTCGAAATCATTGTGTTTGCGCTCGCGCTGGCGCATCGCATTCGGTTGGTCGACCGGGAGCGGCAGGCGAGTCAGCAGGCATATGTCGAGGAGATTGAGCAACGAACCGCTTACGAAAAACGATTGGCTGAAGTAGAAATGTTGGCGCTCCGGAGCCAGATGAACCCCCATTTCTTGTTCAACAGCCTCAACACGATCGAGTATTTTGTGCTGAAAGGCGACGAGATCAATGCCACCCGGTATCTGTCAAGTTTCTCGCGGCTATTGCGACTTATTCTGAATCATTCCAACGAAGAAACCGTCCGGCTTTCGGAAGACCTCACCGGCCTGAATTTATACCTGGAGCTGGAAAGTAGCCGCTTTGATGAAAACTTCCGGTACACCCTTGAGGTGGATGCCGCAATCGACCCCGAGGATGTTGTTATTCCGCCCCTTTTGCTACAGCCCTTCGTCGAAAACGCCATCTGGCATGGCCTTCAACACAGCCACCGGCCCGATAAGCGGCTTTGGGTACGGGTACTACTCGACGCGGACGAGCGAATACAATTTGAAATTGAAGACAACGGCATTGGGCGGGCCGAAGCGGGCCTGCTCCAGGGCCGTTCCTCCACCCGACGTACCTCGCTTGGCATGAGCATCACCCAACAGCGCATTGACCTGTTCAATCGTAATTATCCAAGTCAGCTCAACGTTCAACTGATCGATTTACTGGCCGATGGGCAGTCCGGCACACTTGTCCGTATCACGTTACAACCCCGCTCGACCGTATCGCATCCATCTACTTTATACCGACATACCCCATGA
- a CDS encoding LytR/AlgR family response regulator transcription factor encodes MKAILIDDEKRATELLEMKLSKLNMDVQVVARFNQPEAALEYIRHTAFDVLFLDIEMPRMNGFDLLEQVGQFHFDVIFTTAYDQYAIRAFRFSALNYLLKPIQETELREAITQWQQRKLRMLQPSQYALFQEYIQNNSSTTRTRIALPTHDGHEIVEVADIVRCAADASYTHFYMQNGATWLICRTLKEVSLALEPSGFVRVHHSHLVNPAFVRKIVRQEGGYLLMSDDAQVPVTKQKRDLLLEQLTSIDRL; translated from the coding sequence ATGAAAGCCATTTTAATTGACGATGAGAAACGGGCTACAGAACTGCTCGAAATGAAACTCAGCAAATTGAACATGGATGTGCAGGTGGTTGCCCGGTTCAATCAACCCGAAGCTGCCCTTGAATATATTCGGCATACTGCTTTCGATGTTCTTTTTCTGGACATTGAGATGCCTCGCATGAATGGTTTCGATCTGCTTGAACAGGTTGGGCAATTTCACTTCGATGTCATTTTTACCACAGCATACGATCAGTACGCAATTCGGGCATTTCGGTTTAGTGCCCTCAACTATCTTCTCAAGCCCATTCAGGAAACCGAGCTTCGTGAAGCCATTACCCAGTGGCAACAACGGAAATTAAGAATGTTACAACCGAGCCAATACGCTCTTTTTCAAGAATATATACAAAACAACTCTTCCACGACCCGTACACGAATTGCACTGCCCACGCATGATGGGCATGAGATTGTAGAGGTAGCCGACATTGTTCGGTGCGCGGCCGATGCGAGCTACACCCATTTTTATATGCAAAACGGGGCTACCTGGCTTATTTGCCGAACACTCAAGGAAGTGAGTTTGGCACTCGAGCCCAGCGGGTTCGTCCGGGTGCACCACTCCCACCTGGTTAATCCCGCCTTTGTCCGAAAAATTGTGCGTCAGGAAGGCGGCTACCTGCTTATGTCCGACGATGCCCAGGTGCCTGTGACCAAACAAAAACGCGACCTTCTGCTCGAACAACTTACCAGTATCGATCGTCTGTAA
- a CDS encoding ParA family protein — MLTHEHLIRFLRAKPAINLSQIEKEAGIPAKTLHKALTNQKDVPAKHLSALDEVLRQYGYTDSLFDKATVISIVNHKGGVGKTTTTINVGKALSLLGNRVLLVDMDSQGNLSQCYGVHEPDEQVIDALLGPSPLPLVEITENLYLAPSDIRMAYKESELANAIGADRRLTVKLEEARSYFDYILIDCPPSLGICTTCSLVASNYCVVPIQPEASAYHGVESLFNRIAEVRTYINPNLTVKGIVFTMVYKNQSVHKSMMTHIRDSYRNFNIYDTVVEVSTVIKQSQVAKEDLFTYSPKSTSWQQYNQLATEIMTL; from the coding sequence ATGCTGACCCATGAACACCTGATTCGCTTCTTACGGGCTAAACCAGCTATCAACCTCTCGCAGATTGAGAAAGAAGCCGGCATACCCGCCAAAACCCTCCATAAAGCTCTCACCAATCAGAAAGATGTTCCGGCCAAGCACCTTTCGGCGCTCGACGAAGTACTGCGACAGTACGGCTATACGGACAGTCTGTTTGACAAAGCCACCGTTATTTCAATTGTCAACCACAAGGGGGGAGTGGGTAAAACCACCACAACTATAAATGTAGGCAAAGCACTTAGTCTACTTGGCAACCGGGTTTTATTGGTTGATATGGATTCGCAGGGGAACCTGTCGCAGTGTTATGGGGTACACGAGCCCGACGAGCAGGTTATTGATGCGTTGCTGGGCCCCTCTCCCCTACCCTTAGTCGAAATTACGGAGAACTTATACCTCGCGCCTTCGGACATCCGCATGGCGTACAAAGAGTCAGAACTGGCCAACGCTATTGGCGCCGACCGGCGGTTGACCGTAAAGCTGGAAGAGGCCCGCTCGTATTTTGATTACATCCTGATCGACTGCCCGCCCAGCCTGGGTATCTGCACAACGTGCTCCCTGGTGGCCTCCAATTACTGCGTGGTGCCGATTCAGCCAGAGGCTTCGGCGTATCATGGCGTGGAGAGTTTATTTAACCGCATTGCCGAAGTCCGTACGTACATCAACCCCAACCTGACCGTTAAGGGCATTGTGTTTACGATGGTGTATAAAAACCAGAGTGTACACAAAAGCATGATGACACACATCCGGGACTCGTACCGTAACTTCAATATTTACGATACCGTGGTTGAAGTGTCAACAGTTATCAAGCAATCGCAGGTAGCAAAAGAGGACCTTTTCACGTACTCACCCAAGTCCACGTCCTGGCAGCAGTATAATCAACTGGCCACCGAAATCATGACCCTGTAA
- a CDS encoding sialidase family protein produces MRLTFYLLSLVFYTAHQGASFNQSPVQQVAAGHIPMVVADDRGTFHAVFGRHDTIFYATAKSEHSSLSEPVVVGVLPELVAGAKRGPQITTTDKSIVITAVNRTGNLFAFSLKRNTKNWSTAFKINDVADVAKEGFHAIAGTSGNTVYATWLDLRTDKRNKLVGATSHDGGLTWSENKLIYQSPSGTICECCKVSIAARQKQVYIQFRNWLDGSRDLYITQSTDAGKTFSPPQKLGQGTWKLNACPMDGGTVALDNFGQPVTVWRRENTLYLCKPQEQEVAVGTGRNVIMATGLSHQVIGWDEQNTIWVKVNNQLPVKIGTGQLPSIAVAKNVAFCVWETNGQINARKISL; encoded by the coding sequence ATGCGATTAACGTTTTATTTACTTTCGTTGGTTTTCTATACAGCCCATCAAGGGGCCTCGTTCAACCAATCGCCGGTTCAGCAAGTAGCAGCTGGCCATATACCTATGGTCGTGGCCGATGACAGAGGTACATTTCATGCCGTGTTTGGCCGACATGATACCATCTTTTATGCCACCGCAAAAAGCGAACATTCATCGTTAAGTGAACCCGTCGTGGTGGGGGTGTTACCTGAACTGGTTGCTGGAGCCAAACGTGGGCCCCAGATAACCACAACGGATAAATCTATAGTTATCACTGCCGTCAACCGTACCGGAAACCTATTTGCCTTCTCACTCAAACGAAACACGAAGAATTGGTCGACAGCGTTTAAAATCAATGATGTAGCCGACGTAGCCAAAGAGGGTTTTCACGCTATTGCAGGCACTTCAGGTAACACCGTATATGCCACCTGGCTAGACCTTCGTACCGATAAGCGTAACAAACTGGTCGGGGCTACTTCTCACGATGGTGGACTTACCTGGTCAGAAAATAAGCTGATTTACCAGTCGCCAAGCGGTACTATCTGTGAGTGCTGCAAAGTATCCATCGCTGCGCGTCAGAAGCAGGTTTACATTCAGTTCCGTAACTGGCTCGATGGCTCTCGCGACCTCTATATAACTCAGTCGACGGATGCCGGCAAGACCTTCAGCCCACCTCAAAAACTTGGACAGGGCACATGGAAATTAAATGCCTGCCCCATGGATGGAGGAACCGTTGCGCTCGATAATTTCGGGCAGCCGGTCACCGTGTGGCGACGTGAGAACACACTCTACCTGTGTAAGCCACAGGAGCAGGAGGTAGCCGTTGGAACCGGGCGAAATGTTATCATGGCTACTGGCCTATCCCACCAGGTGATTGGGTGGGACGAGCAAAACACAATATGGGTTAAAGTGAATAATCAACTTCCAGTAAAAATCGGGACGGGACAGTTACCAAGTATAGCCGTTGCTAAAAATGTGGCCTTTTGTGTCTGGGAAACTAATGGGCAGATTAATGCCAGAAAAATAAGCTTATAG
- a CDS encoding sensor histidine kinase — MRKVQANWKGLLLLMIFSYVMALSYAVQGGSWESFSFKVDAPWWIFLQGLLIIQCIRWARGFVGPYQPAYNRIGTYYARLWAGSLLLFLSVKKSLSLVVALAFGNMARNFNTYTLLFSTLDDLLLFSLVGNAYLLWRYVQDNHALQQRALAAEKIAIQHQYQSLKKQLDPHFLFNNLNVLSQLIGEDSHRADRFLHKLSDLYRYTLQHQTGDLVRLADELTIAQHYLFLINERFDNGYQLILPPVPGLTDRYVPCFSVQNLVENAVKHNVGTPETPLLITICCTPDSVTVENQRRPRKSESGGIGLQNLQKQYAILSNRTIKIEQTETYFRVILPLLTVADDERSADRR; from the coding sequence ATGCGCAAAGTTCAAGCCAACTGGAAAGGTCTACTGCTGTTAATGATCTTCAGCTATGTGATGGCGCTTAGCTATGCTGTGCAGGGCGGTTCGTGGGAGTCGTTCAGCTTCAAGGTTGATGCACCGTGGTGGATCTTTCTGCAGGGCTTGCTTATTATTCAATGCATTCGCTGGGCAAGGGGCTTCGTTGGCCCCTACCAGCCCGCCTATAACCGCATTGGTACCTACTATGCCAGATTATGGGCGGGCAGCCTATTGCTTTTTCTGTCCGTAAAAAAAAGCCTTTCTCTGGTAGTTGCGCTGGCATTTGGCAACATGGCTCGCAACTTCAATACATACACCCTGCTGTTTTCCACGCTCGACGATCTGCTTCTTTTTAGCCTGGTTGGAAACGCTTATTTACTATGGCGGTATGTGCAGGATAACCATGCGCTGCAGCAACGGGCGTTGGCAGCGGAAAAAATAGCTATTCAGCACCAGTACCAATCGCTCAAAAAACAGCTCGATCCGCATTTCCTGTTCAACAATCTGAACGTTCTCTCGCAGCTGATTGGTGAAGATAGCCACCGGGCCGACCGCTTTCTGCATAAATTATCGGACCTGTATCGGTACACGCTGCAACACCAAACCGGCGATCTGGTGCGGTTGGCCGACGAGTTGACGATTGCCCAGCACTACCTGTTTCTGATTAATGAACGGTTCGATAACGGCTACCAGCTAATACTCCCTCCCGTGCCCGGTCTCACCGACCGCTATGTTCCCTGTTTCTCGGTGCAGAATCTGGTAGAAAATGCCGTAAAACACAATGTAGGCACGCCCGAAACACCGCTGCTGATTACGATTTGCTGCACACCGGACTCCGTAACTGTCGAAAATCAACGTAGGCCCCGTAAGTCTGAAAGTGGGGGTATTGGCCTGCAAAACCTGCAAAAACAATACGCCATTCTTTCGAACCGCACAATCAAGATTGAGCAAACAGAGACCTATTTCCGAGTTATCTTGCCGCTTTTAACCGTTGCCGATGATGAACGTAGTGCTGATCGAAGATGA
- a CDS encoding LytR/AlgR family response regulator transcription factor, whose protein sequence is MMNVVLIEDEKPARKKLLQFIQQYPTPMEVLAELTTVANVTTYLQTGPTPDLIFSDIELLDGNVFEAFRVIAPPCPVVFTTAYQEFWLDAFGHSGIGYLLKPFDYEQFAKAVGQYETLRRNFEDKQRSLLQRLETWFGKSPSVSYATRFPVKRSDGIYLLETATIVYVKADGPVLKAIDEAGRTHLITDDSLSNFQTKLDPAEFFRINRSEIVQKRFIRKIDYYTKNTLALYFTHSPDCLITSQSQTANFKKWLLT, encoded by the coding sequence ATGATGAACGTAGTGCTGATCGAAGATGAGAAACCGGCCCGTAAAAAATTGCTTCAGTTCATCCAGCAGTACCCCACTCCCATGGAGGTGTTGGCCGAACTCACCACCGTGGCCAACGTGACCACCTATCTCCAGACAGGCCCCACACCCGACCTGATTTTCTCAGATATTGAACTGCTCGATGGCAACGTGTTTGAAGCTTTCAGGGTTATTGCCCCGCCCTGCCCGGTTGTCTTCACTACAGCTTACCAAGAGTTCTGGCTCGATGCATTTGGGCACAGTGGCATTGGCTACCTCCTCAAACCGTTTGACTACGAACAGTTTGCAAAAGCCGTCGGGCAGTATGAGACGCTTCGACGGAATTTTGAGGACAAGCAACGTAGTCTATTACAGCGTCTGGAAACCTGGTTTGGTAAGAGTCCGTCCGTTAGCTACGCGACTCGATTCCCGGTCAAAAGGAGCGACGGCATTTATTTGCTCGAAACTGCGACAATTGTCTATGTTAAAGCCGATGGTCCAGTGCTCAAAGCCATTGACGAAGCAGGCCGAACGCACCTGATCACCGACGACTCGCTAAGTAACTTTCAAACCAAGCTGGACCCGGCCGAGTTTTTCCGCATTAACCGGAGCGAGATTGTCCAGAAGCGATTCATCAGAAAGATTGACTACTACACCAAAAATACCCTCGCGTTGTATTTCACTCACTCTCCCGACTGCCTTATCACCAGCCAAAGCCAAACTGCCAATTTCAAAAAATGGCTACTGACGTAG
- a CDS encoding replication initiation protein, protein MSETPDNRKEIEALQQNPDYIIMNNPLASPKFVRNISKSEQKTITEIYTPKVFYEIVSQLKPEHLLGVANNQNITIDIVIKDFLKEIGAEKTRNYQHLITSIETLQTTILKWRDEKGEHRSPIVAFSTHDRNSSTIQVQVHEKLVKVILDVKEKGNFGFFKRNVHKLQNAQALKLYPFFKAWSNYGRYETTLIRFKENFGYNTSGYQRFAALEKYVLMPALDEINNKTDIQLSYQKTGQNLDGAKPRVTGLIFFIKSKVKGKGKAPALPGAPLIQELEIDTEYEVVEDKSAKSDRTGIELTSAEFTQLFELFKKITIDDRPDAIASKLLIDGYVAAYGKQAVIDTFHGVIDTKARVRSVAFFTPEVFGRYAGYESRKEEKRQRELEQLNSKKQQQQDKERMQEILTYFESREYQYFLQVYEQISDEQRNPLLKQLWETHEGNEVFFSTDGEPTEVAKYEIGSYWVNNFTAYNRRMTLQRIAERDYNTRIEFDDKNNPYFVK, encoded by the coding sequence ATGAGCGAGACCCCCGACAACCGTAAAGAGATAGAGGCTCTTCAGCAAAACCCGGATTATATCATTATGAATAATCCGTTGGCGAGCCCCAAATTCGTTCGGAACATCTCAAAGTCAGAGCAAAAGACAATCACTGAAATTTATACGCCTAAAGTGTTTTATGAGATTGTATCGCAGCTCAAGCCGGAACATTTGCTCGGGGTAGCCAATAATCAAAACATTACGATTGACATTGTCATCAAGGATTTTCTTAAGGAAATAGGGGCGGAGAAAACGCGCAATTATCAGCATCTGATCACGTCCATTGAGACCCTGCAAACAACTATTCTGAAATGGCGTGATGAAAAGGGAGAACATCGAAGCCCTATTGTTGCCTTCTCGACGCATGACCGTAATAGCAGCACGATTCAGGTGCAGGTGCATGAGAAATTGGTAAAGGTTATTCTGGACGTTAAAGAGAAAGGGAACTTTGGTTTCTTTAAGCGTAATGTGCATAAGTTGCAGAATGCGCAGGCACTTAAACTGTACCCATTTTTCAAAGCCTGGTCCAATTACGGTCGGTACGAAACAACCCTAATCCGTTTCAAAGAAAACTTTGGCTATAATACTTCGGGGTATCAGCGATTTGCGGCTCTTGAAAAGTACGTGCTCATGCCGGCACTCGACGAGATCAACAATAAGACTGATATTCAACTTTCCTATCAGAAAACCGGGCAAAATCTGGATGGGGCTAAGCCACGAGTTACCGGGTTGATCTTCTTTATCAAGTCGAAGGTAAAAGGGAAAGGTAAGGCGCCTGCGTTGCCGGGTGCACCGCTTATTCAGGAACTGGAGATTGATACCGAATACGAAGTAGTTGAGGATAAATCAGCCAAGTCTGACCGTACCGGGATTGAGTTGACGTCAGCCGAGTTTACGCAGCTTTTTGAGTTGTTCAAGAAAATAACCATAGACGACCGGCCCGATGCTATTGCCAGTAAGTTGCTGATTGACGGGTACGTGGCTGCTTATGGGAAACAAGCGGTGATTGATACGTTTCATGGGGTGATCGACACGAAAGCTCGTGTGCGGAGTGTGGCATTTTTTACGCCCGAAGTATTTGGGCGCTATGCCGGTTACGAAAGCCGTAAGGAAGAGAAACGGCAGCGTGAACTGGAGCAACTAAATAGTAAAAAGCAGCAGCAGCAGGATAAAGAACGGATGCAGGAAATTCTGACTTACTTCGAGAGTCGGGAGTACCAGTACTTTTTGCAGGTTTACGAACAAATCTCTGACGAACAACGGAATCCGCTATTAAAGCAACTTTGGGAAACGCACGAAGGCAACGAGGTATTCTTTAGTACGGATGGTGAGCCTACCGAAGTTGCGAAGTATGAAATCGGTAGTTATTGGGTCAACAATTTCACGGCTTACAACCGACGTATGACTTTGCAACGTATTGCCGAGCGGGATTACAATACCCGAATTGAATTTGATGATAAGAACAATCCGTACTTTGTGAAATAA